The following are from one region of the Capsicum annuum cultivar UCD-10X-F1 chromosome 1, UCD10Xv1.1, whole genome shotgun sequence genome:
- the LOC107851185 gene encoding autophagy-related protein 8f produces the protein MAKSSFKQEHDLEKRRAEASRIREKYPDRIPVIVEKSERSDIPNIDKKKYLVPADLTVGQFVYVIRKRIKLSAEKAIFIFVDNVLPPTGAIMSSIYDEKKDEDGFLYVTYSGENTFGDLNFV, from the exons ATGGCGAAGAGTTCATTCAAGCAAGAACATGATCTTG AGAAGAGACGTGCTGAAGCTTCTAGGATTAGGGAAAAATACCCAGATAGGATTCCG GTAATAGTTGAAAAGTCCGAAAGGAGTGATATTCCCAACATCGACAAGAAAAA GTACCTTGTCCCGGCTGACTTGACAGTTGGACAGTTTGTGTATGTCATTCGCAAACGAATTAAATTGAGCGCAGAAAAGGCGATTTTCATATTCGTCGACAATGTTCTACCACCAACAG GTGCAATTATGTCTTCAATCTACGACGAGAAGAAGGATGAAGATGGGTTCCTTTATGTTACCTACAGTGGAGAAAACACATTTGGGGACCTTAACTTTGTGTAA